In Miscanthus floridulus cultivar M001 chromosome 5, ASM1932011v1, whole genome shotgun sequence, one genomic interval encodes:
- the LOC136451773 gene encoding uncharacterized protein gives MPPALRRIILLAAAVLLWSAACVADDDDSTFLPPGTASPFPFCPARPAGVSTGPFPWSPPPPPPQQQQQPSSAAVFPQDPGFLPSGACAVSRAVAWLPLLAVFSAFLVLLQ, from the coding sequence ATGCCGCCAGCTCTGCGGCGAATAATCCTGCTGGCCGCGGCGGTGCTGCTGTGGTCGGCCGCCTGCGTCGCGGACGACGACGACTCGACATTCTTGCCGCCGGGGACCGCGTCGCCGTTCCCGTTCTGCCCGGCGCGGCCGGCTGGAGTCTCCACGGGGCCGTTCCcctggtcgccgccgccgccgccgccgcagcagcagcagcagccgtcgtCAGCGGCGGTGTTCCCGCAGGATCCGGGGTTCTTGCCGTCGGGGGCGTGCGCCGTCAGCAGAGCGGTGGCATGGCTGCCGCTGCTCGCTGTGTTCTCTGCTTTCTTGGTGCTTTTGCAGTGA